In Phoenix dactylifera cultivar Barhee BC4 chromosome 1, palm_55x_up_171113_PBpolish2nd_filt_p, whole genome shotgun sequence, the genomic stretch CCATCTCGGCAGAAGGTGATCAAGACCAAGCCCAGGGGTTTTGATGAGGAGACTGTTGCAACATTTGGTAAAGTCATTCATGCTGATATCCAAATGGAAGATAGGATTTGGGCACTATTGCCCGAGGACTTGCTAATTGAGGTTCTTGCTAGGGTGCCTCCTTTCTTGATCTTTAGGCTGAGGTCAGTTTGCAGGCGATGGAATTCGATTCTTCAAGACAGTAGCTTTCTCGCATGTCACTCACAAGTTCCTTCACATGGACCTTGCCTTCTCACATTCTGGAAGAACTCGCATACTTATCAGTGTTCTGCATTCAGCCTACCATTGAAGCAATGGTATAAGATCCCGTTTGGTTTTTTACCAGATTGGGCATTCTGGTTAGTTGGTTCTTCAGGTGGTCTTGTTTGCTTTTGTGGATTGGATGGGCTTAGTTTTAAAACCCTTGTTTGCAATCCCCTAACTCAGACTTGGAGGACATTGCCATCAATGCACTATAATCAGCAAAGGCAGTTGATCCTGGTTGTTGATAGGGCAGGGCGTTCATTCAAGGTAATTGCAGCAAGTGATATTTATGGAGACAAAACACTGCCTACGGAAGTTTATGATTCAAAGCTTGACAGTTGGTTTGTTCATCAGATAATGCCAGCTGTTAATCTATGCTCATCAAAGATGGCATTTTGTGACTCAAGACTGTATCTTGAGACTCTTTCACcacttggcttgatgatgtatCGAGTAGATACAGGGCATTGGGAACATATTCCAGCCAAGTTTCCACGGTCATTGTTGGATGGCTATTTG encodes the following:
- the LOC103712753 gene encoding F-box/kelch-repeat protein At5g15710-like, translating into MERSREVRLQVVKNGAFGEDESLRCPVPLARTGSRNTSPSRQKVIKTKPRGFDEETVATFGKVIHADIQMEDRIWALLPEDLLIEVLARVPPFLIFRLRSVCRRWNSILQDSSFLACHSQVPSHGPCLLTFWKNSHTYQCSAFSLPLKQWYKIPFGFLPDWAFWLVGSSGGLVCFCGLDGLSFKTLVCNPLTQTWRTLPSMHYNQQRQLILVVDRAGRSFKVIAASDIYGDKTLPTEVYDSKLDSWFVHQIMPAVNLCSSKMAFCDSRLYLETLSPLGLMMYRVDTGHWEHIPAKFPRSLLDGYLVAGAQKRLFLVGRIGLYSTLQSMRIWELDHAKTVWVEISRMPPKYFRALLRLSAERFECFGQDNVICFTSWNQGKGLLYDADKKTWSWIAGCAIQLCNSQVCFYEPRFDTSIY